The following is a genomic window from Spirosoma foliorum.
TGGACCTGTATTCCCAACGCCTACTATCGGGATGCTGGGCTTGATGGAAAATCCGGATCACCGAATGACGTTGAACTTTAAAAACGAAGGCGATCTGATTTATCTGGTCGGTCCGTCGGAAGATGATATTTCGTCGTCGGAATACCTGTATTCGTACCGGGGCATCAAGGCATCACCCGCGCCGTCGTTTGATTTTGATACGGAGTGGCGGACCCAGGAAGGTATTAAAACCATGAATCGCCACGGCTGGCTGCAGTCGGCGCACGACGTATCGGATGGTGGTCTGTTCGTAACGCTGGCCGAATCGGCAATGGCGGGAAATACCGGCTTCCAGATTCATCCGGATACCCGGCACCGTATGGATGCGTTCCTGTTTGGCGAGAGCCAAAGTCGGGTTATAATCTCGATTTCGCCCGATCATCAGCAACATGTAGAGGGATATCTTAATGATAGCGTAATCCCCTTCCTGCTATTAGGTACAGTAACAACCGATACCTTTGCCATCGACGAAACACCGATTCTGACTCTGGCTGATGCGAAGTTGTTGTACGACAACGCGTTGGGTGAAATAATGAAGTAAACGTTTAATCCTGATTTAGCTATGCTTGCCGATCAGACTAAACAATCACACCGTTATACGATTGACGAATACCTCGCTTTTGAAGAGAAAAGCGAGGTACGTCATGAGTTTTATAATGGCGAAATTTACGCCATGGCTGGCGGGACGGTGAATCATAACCTGCTCATTGATAATGTAAAAGACTTGTTAAAGGCAAGCACAAAGAGTAGGGGTTGTCGCGTATTCTCCGAAAATATGAAAGTGGATGTCATGTCTGGCATCTACATGCCTTATCCAGATGTTGTATTGACTTGCCATCCCTTTGACTTACGGGGTGATAATTTAATTATTCGGCAGCCCCGCATTTTAGTCGAAGTATTGTCTAAATCTACGGCGAAAAAAGACAGGGGTTTTAAATGGCAGAAATACCGCAAAATCCCATCACTCTGGTATTATATGCTGATCGATCAATATGCTGTTACGGTCGAACTATACAGCCGGATTGAAGAAACGGCCGAATGGATCAATACAATTTATGAATCTCTGGAAGATACGATCGTTTTACCTCGGCTTAATGCTGAATTGAGCGTTAGCGCCATCTATGATGGGATTGAATTAATACCATCAGACGACGATATTCCAACAGAAGAACGCTCCTAAATCTCCTCAAAACAGGAAATATGCCTTACAACTTAGCCGTGCTTACCCGCGAAATAGCTGCCATTGCCAAAGATGCTGGTGCGTTTCTTTTACAGGAACGAAGCCGATTTCAGCGCGAATCCATTGAATATAAAGGACTAAACAACCTGGTTTCCTACGTCGACAAGGAAACTGAAAAGCAGCTCGTCACCCGATTGAGCCAACTGCTCCCCGAAGCTGGTTTTATTACCGAAGAAGGGACAACGGGCCAGGAGGCTGACAAAGAAGCCCTAAACTGGATTATTGACCCGCTCGATGGAACGGCTAACTTTATTCATAGCCTGCCTGTGTTTTCGGTGAGCATTGGGCTGGCGCAGGGGAAAACGCCTATTGCCGGAGTTGTCTACGATCCTAACCGCGATGAGTGTTTTTCGGCCTGGAAAGGCGGAGGGGCTTATTGCAACGGGAACAAGATTTCGGTGTCGCCCGCTACGCAGCTAGGCGAGAGCTTAATTGCGACCGGGTTTCCATACTACCATTTCGATCAGATGCAGAAATACCTGCGCATTCTGGAATCGCTCATGACCCAAACACATGGGCTACGTCGGATGGGATCTGCGGCCATCGATCTGGCGTATGTGGCCTGTGGTCGCTTTGAGGCATTTTACGAGTACAATCTGAACTCCTGGGATATGGCCGCGGGCGTATTACTCATTCAGGAAGCCGGTGGAATCGTGACCGATTTTGAAGGAGGTGACGAATTCCTGTTCCGGGGCGATGTACTGGCTGGCTGTGGTGTCCACCCTGAAGTGATTAAGGTTATTCAGGAATTTTGGACGTAATGGCTCAAACAGTCCCTGGCTGTTTGTATCAACCGCTATCCCTTGGCCTGTGTCCTCACAGGCCAAGGAAATAGTGATCAATTAAGAATTTTGGAAAAATTCATTTCGGT
Proteins encoded in this region:
- a CDS encoding Uma2 family endonuclease, with translation MLADQTKQSHRYTIDEYLAFEEKSEVRHEFYNGEIYAMAGGTVNHNLLIDNVKDLLKASTKSRGCRVFSENMKVDVMSGIYMPYPDVVLTCHPFDLRGDNLIIRQPRILVEVLSKSTAKKDRGFKWQKYRKIPSLWYYMLIDQYAVTVELYSRIEETAEWINTIYESLEDTIVLPRLNAELSVSAIYDGIELIPSDDDIPTEERS
- a CDS encoding inositol monophosphatase family protein — its product is MPYNLAVLTREIAAIAKDAGAFLLQERSRFQRESIEYKGLNNLVSYVDKETEKQLVTRLSQLLPEAGFITEEGTTGQEADKEALNWIIDPLDGTANFIHSLPVFSVSIGLAQGKTPIAGVVYDPNRDECFSAWKGGGAYCNGNKISVSPATQLGESLIATGFPYYHFDQMQKYLRILESLMTQTHGLRRMGSAAIDLAYVACGRFEAFYEYNLNSWDMAAGVLLIQEAGGIVTDFEGGDEFLFRGDVLAGCGVHPEVIKVIQEFWT